A genomic segment from Nicotiana tabacum cultivar K326 chromosome 9, ASM71507v2, whole genome shotgun sequence encodes:
- the LOC107791988 gene encoding protein JINGUBANG-like, with the protein MFVETSHLPPKLGNIVHSDPNISTTNINHDDADNNYNARHSSFSAYEANRLSGEGSPMMMSPWNQGSPFTKSPWSKFDDQDGNSQNIPQNGLIGSLVREEGHIYSLATKNDLLYTGSDSKNIRVWKNLKEFAAFKSNSGLVKAIIISGEKIFTGHQDGKVRVWKIQAKNPGSYKRAGTLPTFFDIFKASIKPSNYVEVKRNRTGLWIKHVDAISCLSMDQSHGLLYSASWDRTFKVWNVDNSKCIESVKAHDDAVNSVVTSAEGVVYTGSADGTVKVWQRENSGKNTKHVFVQTLLNQECAVTALAVNRSGSIVYCGSSNGVVNFWEREKQLSHGGVLKGHKLAILCLAAAGNLVLSGSADKTICVWRREKSVHTLLSVLTGHNGPVKCLAVEEDKESTGSDQKWVVYSGSLDKSVKVWSVSEKAPMMMQNNMHGDTVTWDSIPSVKN; encoded by the exons ATGTTTGTTGAAACAAGCCATTTGCCTCCTAAATTAGGAAACATTGTTCATTCTGATCCTAACATATCTACCACAAACATTAATCACGACGACGCGGATAACAATTACAATGCAAGGCACAGTAGTTTCTCTGCCTATGAAGCCAATCGTCTTAGTGGTGAAGGTTCTCCTATGATGATGTCCCCATGGAATCAAGGCTCTCCTTTTACTAAATCCCCTTGGTCCAAATTTGATGATCAAGATGGAAATTCCCAAAATATCCCTCAAAATGGTCTTATTGGTTCACTCGTACGTGAAGAAGGTCACATCTATTCTTTGGCTACAAAAAATGATCTTCTCTACACCGGATCAGATAGCAAGAACATACGTGTTTGGAAGAACTTGAAGGAATTTGCAGCATTCAAATCCAATAGTGGCCTTGTTAAAGCTATAATTATTTCAGGTGAGAAAATTTTCACAGGTCATCAAGATGGAAAAGTTCGTGTTTGGAAGATCCAAGCAAAGAATCCTGGTAGTTATAAACGTGCTGGGACTTTGCCAACCTTCTTTGACATTTTCAAGGCATCCATTAAGCCTAGCAATTATGTGGAAGTTAAGCGTAATAGGACTGGTTTATGGATCAAGCATGTTGATGCCATTTCATGCTTGAGCATGGATCAAAGCCATGGCCTACTCTATTCTGCTTCCTGGGACAGGACATTTAAG GTATGGAACGTTGATAACTCGAAATGCATAGAATCAGTGAAAGCCCATGATGATGCTGTGAACTCTGTGGTGACTAGCGCGGAAGGCGTAGTGTATACAGGATCAGCTGATGGAACAGTCAAGGTTTGGCAGAGGGAAAACTCTGGAAAGAACACAAAACATGTTTTTGTTCAGACACTTCTGAATCAGGAATGTGCAGTGACAGCTTTGGCTGTTAACAGATCTGGTTCAATAGTTTACTGTGGTTCATCTAATGGCGTTGTCAATTTTTGGGAACGCGAGAAACAGTTGTCGCATGGTGGAGTCCTCAAGGGCCACAAATTGGCAATTTTATGCCTTGCAGCTGCTGGAAATTTGGTGCTCAGTGGATCAGCAGATAAAACTATATGTGTTTGGAGAAGGGAAAAGTCcgttcacacattgctttcagtTTTAACAGGTCACAATGGACCAGTGAAATGCCTTGCAGTGGAGGAGGACAAAGAGTCCACTGGAAGTGATCAGAAATGGGTGGTTTATAGTGGAAGTCTTGATAAATCAGTAAAAGTTTGGAGTGTTTCAGAGAAGGCACCAATGATGATGCAGAATAATATGCATGGTGATACGGTCACTTGGGATTCAATCCCATCTGTCAAAAATTGA